Proteins from one Myxococcus stipitatus genomic window:
- a CDS encoding metallophosphoesterase family protein has protein sequence MKLYAISDLHLRHADNRSALERLPSFPDDWLIVAGDVGETLAELDLLLTALTARFQQVIWVPGNHELWTMPSEQPPLRGEARYQRLVRRCREQGVLTPEDPYPRWPGAGPHRVIVPMFLGYDYSFRPEDVPEHQALAWAAEHDLLCTDEVLLHPDPYPSRAAWCAARVEHTQARLATLPPDCATILVNHYPLRHEHAWLPRIPRFSIWCGTKRTEDWHLRYRAEVVVSGHLHIPLTRWRDGVRFEEVSLGYPQQWRHRGALVDCLREILPGPAPRVP, from the coding sequence ATGAAGCTCTACGCCATCAGCGACCTGCACCTGCGCCACGCCGACAACCGGAGCGCGCTCGAGCGCCTGCCCTCCTTCCCGGACGACTGGCTCATCGTCGCCGGGGACGTGGGAGAGACGCTGGCGGAGCTGGACCTGCTGCTCACGGCGCTGACGGCCCGCTTCCAGCAGGTCATCTGGGTGCCGGGCAACCACGAGCTGTGGACGATGCCCTCCGAGCAGCCGCCGCTGAGGGGCGAGGCCCGCTACCAGCGGCTGGTGCGGCGCTGCCGCGAGCAGGGCGTGCTCACCCCGGAGGACCCGTACCCGCGCTGGCCGGGAGCGGGCCCCCACCGCGTCATCGTCCCCATGTTCCTGGGCTACGACTACTCGTTCCGTCCGGAGGACGTGCCGGAGCACCAGGCGCTGGCGTGGGCGGCGGAGCACGACCTGCTGTGCACGGACGAGGTGCTGCTGCATCCGGACCCCTACCCGAGCCGCGCCGCGTGGTGCGCCGCGCGCGTGGAGCACACCCAGGCGCGGCTGGCGACACTCCCCCCGGACTGCGCCACCATCCTGGTCAACCACTACCCGCTGCGCCACGAGCACGCGTGGCTGCCGCGCATCCCCCGCTTCTCCATCTGGTGCGGGACCAAGCGCACGGAGGACTGGCACCTGCGCTACCGCGCCGAGGTCGTCGTGTCCGGCCACCTGCACATCCCGCTGACGCGCTGGCGCGACGGCGTGCGCTTCGAGGAAGTGTCGCTCGGCTACCCGCAGCAGTGGCGGCACCGGGGCGCGCTGGTGGACTGCCTGCGCGAAATCCTCCCCGGCCCCGCGCCGCGCGTCCCCTGA
- a CDS encoding DEAD/DEAH box helicase family protein, producing the protein MAGPLELHFDCGTLVAPTLPEDPRLLGLFQKDGRTGVYRAPAWHYREVVLRLRELGVAYEDRARRFEPLDVTLAAPIQPFPHQQQALDAWTKAGGRGLVELPTGAGKTLLAVLAIAHVKRPTLVVVPTLDLMAQWQGVLSRHFARPVGMLGGGVNDRQPLTVTTYDSAALQTEFHGNRFGLLVCDECHHLPAPSYRFIAEGSLAPYRLGLTATLERTDGGERVCEELLGPRVHRSDIRELQGEYLAPYEVKRVEVPLTEHEKARYDAARARYLDFVRKLGVRLSAPDGWARFLAQSQRSDEGRAAYRAYREQRRIALTSSAKQQVLWRILLEHREDRVLVFTDDNETVYTLARRFFLPALTHHTPVPERKALLAAFASGELPVLLTSRVLNEGVDVPDARVGVVLSGSGSVREHVQRLGRILRKRPGKRALLYEVCSAQTAESGISERRRQHGAYQEEG; encoded by the coding sequence ATGGCCGGCCCCCTCGAACTGCACTTCGACTGCGGCACGCTGGTGGCGCCCACGCTGCCCGAGGACCCGCGTCTGCTCGGGCTCTTCCAGAAGGACGGGCGCACGGGGGTGTACCGCGCGCCGGCCTGGCACTACCGCGAGGTGGTGCTGCGGCTGCGCGAGCTGGGCGTGGCGTACGAGGACCGCGCCAGACGCTTCGAGCCGCTCGACGTCACCCTCGCCGCGCCCATCCAGCCCTTCCCCCACCAGCAACAGGCGCTCGACGCGTGGACGAAGGCGGGAGGCCGGGGGCTGGTGGAGCTGCCCACCGGCGCGGGCAAGACGCTGCTGGCGGTGCTGGCCATCGCGCACGTCAAGCGCCCCACCCTCGTGGTGGTGCCGACGCTCGACCTGATGGCGCAGTGGCAGGGCGTGCTGTCGCGCCACTTCGCGCGGCCGGTGGGGATGCTGGGCGGCGGCGTCAACGACCGGCAGCCGCTGACGGTGACGACGTACGACTCGGCCGCGTTGCAGACGGAGTTCCACGGCAACCGCTTCGGCCTGCTGGTGTGCGACGAGTGCCACCACCTGCCGGCGCCCAGCTACCGCTTCATCGCCGAGGGCTCGCTGGCGCCCTACCGGCTGGGGCTCACCGCGACGCTGGAGCGCACCGACGGCGGCGAGCGCGTGTGCGAGGAGCTGCTCGGCCCGCGCGTGCACCGCTCGGACATCCGCGAGCTGCAGGGCGAATACCTGGCGCCCTACGAGGTGAAGCGCGTGGAGGTCCCCCTGACGGAGCACGAGAAGGCGCGCTACGACGCGGCGCGGGCGCGCTACCTCGACTTCGTGCGCAAGCTGGGCGTGCGGCTGTCCGCGCCGGACGGGTGGGCGCGCTTCCTGGCGCAGAGCCAGCGCAGCGACGAGGGCCGGGCGGCGTACCGGGCCTACCGCGAGCAGCGCCGCATCGCGCTCACCTCCAGCGCCAAGCAGCAGGTGCTCTGGCGCATCCTCCTGGAGCACCGCGAGGACCGGGTGCTGGTGTTCACCGACGACAACGAGACGGTGTACACGCTGGCGCGGCGCTTCTTCCTCCCGGCCCTCACGCACCACACGCCGGTGCCGGAGCGCAAGGCGCTGCTGGCCGCCTTCGCCTCCGGGGAGCTGCCGGTGCTGCTCACCTCGCGGGTGTTGAACGAGGGCGTGGACGTGCCGGACGCGCGCGTGGGCGTGGTGCTCAGCGGCAGCGGCAGCGTGCGCGAGCACGTGCAGCGGCTGGGGCGCATCCTCCGCAAGCGCCCCGGCAAGCGGGCCCTCCTGTACGAGGTGTGCTCGGCGCAGACGGCGGAGAGCGGCATCAGCGAGCGGCGCCGCCAGCACGGCGCCTACCAGGAGGAGGGGTGA
- a CDS encoding M4 family metallopeptidase, whose protein sequence is MANHRVRSALGVAALSFLVGCNESTPAPEAKPQETASKTAALDSAGTRTIAVDKTGPGEVASFKTFGAASGLPSLTLPPAGVAALGKAELTTALAAVAPHFNLNAGDLFLKKAYTDRQGDSHFRFGVTVNGFVVHKGELVINTRAGQIIAANTNTRSDLKADLKPTVSAEDAVASVLADRSNHEGLTTHKDAQLVYWRDGAELVLVYKIKQTGETADGLKVDDDVLVNAKNGDLIERLHNVHTALNRRMYNGNNTSSLPGTLVRTEGQPEHADPVVNTNYDHLGTVYDCYNELFGRDSIDNAGATLISTVHHRVAYVNAFWDGTQMVYGDGDGVNASNLANSLDVTAHELTHAVTDYESELIYSGESGGLNESYSDIFGAVCEWYGDGKIVSARTWLVGDDIWTPSIPNDALRYMANPTQDGDSLDYYPDYSSGVDVHYSSGISNLAFYLLSQGGTHPRNKTPTVVEGIGIEKAARIFYKANTDILVATSNFEAAKTATEQAAAQLGYDAATVTSVSNAWKAVGVGVPIIVDAEDIEKDVPVINITGTKGEKKYYAIQVPEGAYDLNFTITGGTGDADMYVRYNNAPTTSLYDCRPYKSGNEETCLFAAPSHGKWFVMLNGYSAFSGVTLKVTWKGGYIPVQSGVAVKNLSGAAGSSTVFTIEVPERRPGSGINSLYVQTGEGEGNPDIYVKLGSAPSKFDYDCRSVKEHQSEVCNLLNVPAGKYYIEVFGAKGGYAGIAFIASHK, encoded by the coding sequence ATGGCGAATCACCGAGTGCGCAGTGCGCTGGGCGTAGCAGCGTTGTCGTTCCTGGTTGGTTGCAACGAGTCCACCCCTGCCCCCGAGGCGAAGCCCCAGGAGACCGCCAGCAAGACGGCGGCGCTGGACTCCGCCGGGACCCGGACCATCGCCGTCGACAAGACGGGCCCGGGCGAGGTCGCGAGCTTCAAGACGTTCGGCGCCGCCAGCGGGCTGCCCTCGCTGACGCTGCCTCCCGCGGGCGTCGCCGCCCTGGGCAAGGCGGAGCTGACCACGGCGCTGGCCGCGGTTGCCCCGCACTTCAACCTGAACGCGGGTGACCTGTTCCTGAAGAAGGCCTACACGGACCGCCAGGGCGACAGCCACTTCCGCTTTGGCGTCACCGTCAATGGCTTCGTCGTCCACAAGGGCGAGCTGGTCATCAACACCCGCGCCGGGCAGATCATCGCGGCGAACACGAACACCCGCAGCGACCTGAAGGCGGACCTGAAGCCGACGGTCTCCGCCGAGGACGCCGTGGCCTCCGTCCTCGCGGACCGCAGCAACCACGAGGGTCTGACCACCCACAAGGACGCGCAGCTGGTCTATTGGCGTGACGGCGCCGAGCTCGTGCTGGTCTACAAGATCAAGCAGACGGGCGAGACGGCGGACGGCCTGAAGGTCGACGACGACGTGCTGGTGAACGCCAAGAACGGCGACCTCATCGAGCGGCTGCACAACGTGCACACGGCGCTCAACCGCCGCATGTACAACGGCAACAACACCTCCTCGCTCCCCGGCACGCTGGTGCGCACCGAGGGCCAGCCGGAGCACGCCGACCCGGTCGTCAACACCAACTACGACCACCTGGGCACGGTGTACGACTGCTACAACGAGCTGTTCGGTCGTGACTCCATCGACAACGCCGGCGCGACGCTCATCAGCACCGTGCACCACCGCGTCGCCTACGTGAACGCCTTCTGGGACGGTACCCAGATGGTGTACGGCGACGGTGACGGCGTGAACGCCAGCAACCTGGCGAACTCGCTGGACGTGACGGCGCACGAGCTGACCCACGCCGTGACCGACTACGAGTCCGAGCTCATCTACTCGGGCGAGTCCGGCGGTCTGAACGAGTCCTACTCCGACATCTTCGGCGCGGTCTGCGAGTGGTACGGCGACGGCAAGATCGTCAGCGCCCGCACGTGGCTGGTCGGCGACGACATCTGGACGCCGTCCATCCCGAACGACGCCCTGCGCTACATGGCGAACCCCACGCAGGACGGCGACTCGCTGGACTACTACCCGGACTACAGCTCCGGCGTGGACGTCCACTACAGCTCCGGTATCTCCAACCTGGCGTTCTACCTGCTGTCGCAGGGCGGCACGCACCCGCGTAACAAGACGCCCACCGTGGTCGAGGGCATCGGCATCGAGAAGGCCGCGCGCATCTTCTACAAGGCCAACACGGACATCCTCGTCGCCACCTCGAACTTCGAGGCGGCCAAGACGGCGACCGAGCAGGCCGCCGCGCAGCTGGGCTACGACGCCGCCACCGTCACCTCGGTGAGCAACGCCTGGAAGGCCGTGGGCGTGGGCGTGCCCATCATCGTGGACGCCGAGGACATCGAGAAGGACGTCCCCGTCATCAACATCACCGGCACCAAGGGTGAGAAGAAGTACTACGCCATCCAGGTTCCCGAGGGCGCGTACGACCTGAACTTCACCATCACCGGTGGCACGGGCGACGCGGACATGTACGTCCGCTACAACAACGCCCCGACGACCAGCCTGTACGACTGCCGTCCGTACAAGTCCGGCAACGAGGAGACCTGCCTCTTCGCCGCGCCGAGCCACGGCAAGTGGTTCGTGATGCTCAACGGCTACAGCGCCTTCTCGGGCGTGACGCTGAAGGTGACCTGGAAGGGCGGCTACATCCCCGTGCAGAGCGGCGTGGCGGTGAAGAACCTCTCCGGCGCGGCGGGCTCCTCCACCGTGTTCACCATCGAGGTCCCGGAGCGTCGTCCTGGCAGCGGCATCAACAGCCTCTACGTCCAGACGGGCGAGGGCGAGGGCAACCCGGACATCTACGTCAAGCTGGGCTCGGCGCCGTCGAAGTTCGACTACGACTGCCGCAGCGTGAAGGAGCACCAGTCCGAGGTGTGCAACCTCCTGAACGTGCCGGCCGGCAAGTACTACATCGAGGTCTTCGGCGCCAAGGGCGGCTACGCGGGCATCGCGTTCATCGCGTCCCACAAGTAG
- a CDS encoding DUF790 family protein: MLTRELLAFRVREGVLRPAFVKRDDAALLALAADLLATVEDSIGASCDDVEETLGLAAGAFSKPKVARGLVKLLLDRLVFAHPAEGISEQRWERFRTAGRVLRALPPDATAEQYEARLGEALPLPLTDARATLYADLPGHRELEGWDGDAPTPQSLVDRYNLALAQGPLLSARRLTLRTRAPELLRVRKALRWLKFCRLVAEVRRDGDDWELEVEGPGAMLAMQKKYGLQLASFLSVVPVLERWELKATVEPARRPVTLVLGDKDPLVSPLPAALGHVPEEVAALATGFEDDAWELDLTPLPRHVGAAGLCVPDLLFRHRESRREVALELFHAWHAGPLTRRLEELRTRPDAGLLLGVDRALAKESAEREALEAHPQVVLFHGFPSARKVRERLAKLAAPAR, encoded by the coding sequence ATGCTGACGCGCGAGCTGCTCGCCTTCCGCGTGCGGGAGGGCGTGCTGCGCCCCGCCTTCGTCAAGCGCGACGACGCGGCGCTGCTCGCGCTCGCCGCGGACCTGCTCGCGACGGTGGAGGACTCCATCGGCGCGTCGTGCGACGACGTGGAGGAGACGCTGGGCCTGGCGGCCGGAGCCTTCTCCAAGCCCAAGGTGGCCCGGGGCCTGGTGAAGCTGCTGCTCGACCGGCTCGTCTTCGCCCACCCCGCGGAGGGCATCTCCGAGCAGCGCTGGGAGCGCTTCCGGACCGCGGGCCGCGTGCTGCGCGCGCTCCCCCCGGACGCCACGGCGGAGCAATACGAGGCGCGCCTGGGCGAGGCCCTGCCCCTGCCGCTGACGGACGCGCGCGCGACGCTGTACGCGGACCTCCCCGGCCACCGCGAGCTGGAGGGCTGGGACGGCGACGCGCCGACGCCCCAGTCCCTGGTGGATCGCTACAACCTGGCGCTCGCGCAGGGGCCCCTGCTGTCGGCGCGGCGGCTGACGCTGCGGACACGCGCGCCGGAGCTGTTGCGCGTGCGCAAGGCGCTGCGGTGGCTGAAGTTCTGCCGCCTCGTCGCGGAGGTGCGGCGCGACGGTGACGACTGGGAGCTGGAGGTGGAGGGGCCCGGCGCCATGCTCGCGATGCAGAAGAAGTACGGCCTGCAGCTCGCCTCGTTCCTGTCGGTGGTGCCGGTGCTGGAGCGCTGGGAGCTGAAGGCCACGGTGGAGCCGGCGCGCAGGCCGGTGACGCTCGTGCTCGGCGACAAGGACCCGCTCGTCTCGCCCCTGCCCGCCGCGCTGGGGCACGTGCCGGAGGAGGTGGCCGCGCTGGCGACGGGCTTCGAGGACGACGCGTGGGAGCTGGACCTCACGCCGCTGCCGCGCCACGTGGGCGCCGCGGGGCTGTGCGTGCCGGACCTGCTCTTCCGCCACCGGGAGTCGCGCCGCGAGGTGGCGCTGGAGCTGTTCCACGCGTGGCACGCGGGGCCGCTGACGCGGCGGCTGGAGGAGCTGCGCACGCGCCCGGACGCGGGGCTCCTGCTGGGAGTGGACCGCGCGCTGGCGAAGGAGTCCGCGGAGCGCGAGGCGCTGGAGGCCCACCCGCAGGTGGTGCTCTTCCACGGCTTCCCGTCCGCGCGGAAGGTGCGCGAGCGGCTGGCGAAGCTTGCGGCCCCCGCGCGGTGA
- a CDS encoding helix-turn-helix transcriptional regulator, whose product MEKTLASRLGGAARIARTRLNLTQADVAERIGIASEVYGRLERGHMLPSIQTFRRLCVVLSISADEALGLKPSQEVKWAAEPPSDYGESAELRRLLRRAKQLDRTAIRLLSVLAAQFRPKGA is encoded by the coding sequence ATGGAAAAGACCCTCGCATCCCGTCTCGGAGGCGCCGCGCGCATCGCCCGGACCCGTCTGAACCTGACGCAGGCCGACGTCGCCGAGCGCATCGGCATCGCGAGCGAGGTCTACGGGCGCCTGGAGCGCGGGCACATGCTGCCGAGCATCCAGACCTTCCGGCGGTTGTGCGTGGTGCTCTCCATCTCCGCGGACGAGGCGCTGGGCCTCAAGCCGTCGCAAGAGGTGAAGTGGGCCGCGGAGCCCCCCAGCGACTACGGCGAGTCCGCCGAGCTGCGCCGGCTCCTGCGCCGCGCCAAGCAGCTCGACCGCACCGCCATCCGGTTGCTCAGCGTCCTCGCCGCGCAGTTCCGCCCCAAGGGCGCCTGA
- a CDS encoding response regulator: MPTFLFVDEDPLALAALRRLARDLPGCKRFARGMGEALALVRDAPPRVLVSGDLLPDGDGLGLLEHVGACHPRTVCALHAVLPPARTCSRPITWMDRAASPAEVHALLRRLGADRPA, encoded by the coding sequence ATGCCCACCTTCCTGTTCGTCGATGAAGACCCGCTCGCGCTCGCCGCGCTGCGACGGCTCGCGAGGGACCTCCCGGGTTGCAAGCGCTTCGCGCGCGGCATGGGGGAAGCGCTCGCGCTCGTCCGGGACGCGCCGCCGCGGGTGCTGGTGAGCGGAGACCTGCTGCCGGATGGCGACGGGCTGGGGTTGCTGGAGCACGTGGGCGCGTGTCACCCGCGCACCGTCTGCGCGCTGCACGCGGTGCTGCCTCCGGCGCGGACGTGCTCGCGGCCCATCACCTGGATGGACCGCGCCGCGTCGCCCGCGGAGGTGCACGCGCTCCTGCGGCGGCTGGGCGCGGACCGCCCCGCGTGA
- a CDS encoding NADPH:quinone oxidoreductase family protein, protein MRALQLQRLDGPDGLALVDMPEPEAADAVLIDVVAAGVSFPDLLLTRGQYQMKPPVPFVPGVEVAGVVRAAPAGASVRAGDRVMAFSFGLGGFAEVVAIPAEMVFRIPSRWSFEAAAGVVMNYHTAHFALHRRGRLRAGETVVVHGAAGGVGTACVQVARGAGARVLAVVSDERKAQVARRAGAHEVLLSSGDWAAQVKEKTGGLGANVVMDPVGGDIFDKSLKVLAPEGRLLVVGFAGGRIPEVAVNRLLLRNIDVVGVAWGGFLMHEPSLTATIAKDLEAMADQGVLEPVVGAVFPLEQGAQALRELEARRATGKVVLRVRPG, encoded by the coding sequence ATGCGCGCACTGCAGCTGCAGCGACTCGACGGGCCCGACGGGCTCGCGTTGGTGGACATGCCGGAGCCCGAGGCCGCGGACGCGGTGCTCATCGACGTGGTGGCCGCGGGGGTGAGCTTCCCGGACCTGTTGCTGACGCGCGGGCAGTACCAGATGAAGCCGCCGGTGCCGTTCGTGCCGGGCGTGGAGGTGGCGGGCGTGGTGCGCGCGGCGCCCGCGGGCGCGAGCGTGAGGGCGGGCGACCGGGTGATGGCGTTCAGCTTCGGGCTGGGCGGCTTCGCGGAGGTGGTGGCGATTCCCGCGGAGATGGTGTTCCGCATCCCCTCGCGGTGGAGCTTCGAGGCCGCCGCGGGCGTGGTGATGAACTACCACACGGCGCACTTCGCGCTGCACCGGCGCGGGCGGCTGAGGGCGGGGGAGACGGTGGTCGTCCATGGCGCGGCGGGTGGCGTGGGCACGGCCTGCGTGCAGGTGGCGCGGGGCGCGGGGGCGCGCGTGCTCGCGGTGGTGAGCGACGAGCGCAAGGCGCAGGTGGCCCGGCGGGCCGGCGCGCACGAGGTGCTGCTGTCCAGCGGGGACTGGGCCGCGCAGGTGAAGGAGAAGACGGGCGGGCTGGGCGCCAACGTGGTCATGGACCCGGTGGGCGGAGACATCTTCGACAAGAGCCTCAAGGTGCTCGCGCCGGAGGGGCGCCTGCTGGTGGTGGGCTTCGCGGGCGGGCGCATCCCGGAGGTGGCGGTGAACCGGCTGCTGCTGCGCAACATCGACGTGGTGGGCGTGGCGTGGGGCGGCTTCCTCATGCACGAGCCGTCGCTGACGGCCACCATCGCCAAGGACCTGGAGGCCATGGCCGACCAGGGCGTGCTCGAGCCGGTGGTGGGCGCCGTCTTCCCGCTGGAGCAGGGAGCGCAGGCGCTGCGCGAGCTGGAGGCGCGACGCGCCACCGGCAAGGTCGTGCTGCGCGTCAGGCCGGGCTGA